In a genomic window of Pelotomaculum thermopropionicum SI:
- the CooC gene encoding CO dehydrogenase maturation factor: MKLAVSGKGGVGKTTVAAAMVRLFSERCRVVYAIDADPDVCLAAALGIPDDITGELRPLVEMREKMAAAGKSGEDSLTGFQPCLRELDEYCIAQRNIRYLRMGGVKKGGSSCYCRENTFLNAVVSSLLLEKQDVVVMDMGAGIEHLSRGTARGVDLMLVVVEPSLNSINTAGLVKRLAAELGIRKIRVIANKIRNELEKEFIISRFSPEEVLGFIRFDEGVWRGAMTGCSLDGSEGKLSSDMREIYERVLKELELK, encoded by the coding sequence ATGAAATTGGCGGTTTCGGGCAAGGGCGGCGTGGGCAAAACGACCGTAGCCGCCGCGATGGTAAGGCTGTTTTCTGAGAGATGCCGGGTGGTATACGCCATAGATGCCGACCCCGACGTGTGCCTGGCTGCTGCTTTGGGCATTCCCGATGACATCACCGGGGAACTCAGGCCGCTGGTGGAAATGAGGGAAAAAATGGCCGCTGCCGGAAAGAGCGGGGAGGATTCGTTAACCGGTTTTCAGCCCTGCCTCAGGGAACTGGATGAATACTGCATAGCTCAGCGCAACATCAGGTACCTGCGCATGGGAGGCGTAAAAAAAGGCGGCTCTTCGTGTTACTGCCGGGAAAACACCTTTTTAAATGCGGTGGTTTCCTCTCTTCTGCTGGAAAAGCAGGACGTTGTGGTGATGGACATGGGGGCCGGCATCGAGCACCTTTCCCGCGGTACGGCCAGGGGAGTGGATTTGATGCTGGTGGTGGTAGAGCCCAGTTTAAACAGCATCAACACGGCCGGCCTTGTAAAAAGGCTGGCGGCAGAGCTGGGCATAAGAAAAATCCGGGTTATTGCCAACAAGATCAGGAATGAACTGGAAAAGGAGTTTATTATTAGCCGCTTTAGCCCTGAAGAGGTGCTTGGCTTTATCCGCTTTGACGAAGGCGTCTGGCGCGGCGCGATGACCGGCTGTTCTCTTGATGGCAGTGAGGGAAAATTGTCTTCAGACATGAGGGAAATATATGAAAGAGTTTTAAAAGAATTAGAATTGAAATAA
- the CdhE gene encoding CO dehydrogenase/acetyl-CoA synthase gamma subunit (corrinoid Fe-S protein), translating into MGLTGLEIFKQLPKTNCRDCGQTTCLAFAMAVATGKAVPDRCPHLSEAARDFLGSASAPPVMPVKIGAGSKQVEIGNESVLFRHDKRFENPTAIAVTVCDTLSNGEIAARVERINGLVFERVGQVYKVDLVAVVNSSGNPGRFAEAAKIAAERAEFALILVSEDPAAIEAALDCTADGRPLVCGANAANYQAMTGLAGRFGVPLAVRGANLEELASLAEKVAALGLRQIVLDSGARETAKVLADQTQIRRQALKKFRPLGYPTITFVDHEDSLQAVLQAGVYVAKYAGVVVLDTVEPADLLALITLRLNLYTDPQKPPAVESKVYEILNPGKDSPVYITTNFSLTYYSVAADVEASRVPGYILPVDTDGTSVLTAWSAGKFTPEKIAEALNSSGIAEKVSHRRVIIPGALGVLSGRLQEVSGWEVLVGPRESSGIPSFIKQQWKT; encoded by the coding sequence ATGGGACTGACGGGACTTGAAATATTTAAACAACTGCCGAAAACCAACTGCAGGGATTGCGGGCAGACGACCTGCCTGGCCTTTGCCATGGCCGTGGCGACCGGCAAGGCCGTGCCGGACCGGTGTCCCCACCTCAGCGAGGCAGCCAGGGATTTTCTCGGCTCTGCCTCTGCGCCTCCGGTGATGCCGGTAAAAATTGGGGCCGGGAGCAAACAGGTGGAAATCGGCAATGAAAGTGTCCTTTTCCGGCACGACAAGCGTTTTGAAAATCCCACCGCCATAGCGGTTACCGTTTGCGACACCTTAAGCAACGGGGAGATTGCGGCAAGGGTGGAAAGAATAAACGGCCTGGTCTTTGAGCGGGTCGGCCAGGTTTACAAGGTAGACCTGGTGGCGGTGGTTAATTCGTCGGGAAATCCCGGCAGGTTTGCCGAGGCTGCGAAGATTGCCGCGGAAAGGGCAGAGTTTGCCCTAATCCTTGTCAGCGAGGACCCGGCGGCAATTGAAGCGGCCCTTGATTGCACGGCAGATGGCAGGCCGTTGGTTTGCGGGGCCAATGCCGCCAATTATCAGGCTATGACCGGCCTGGCCGGAAGGTTCGGGGTGCCCCTGGCAGTGAGGGGCGCGAACCTGGAAGAACTGGCCAGCCTGGCGGAAAAGGTTGCGGCGCTTGGCTTAAGGCAGATTGTCCTGGATTCCGGGGCTCGCGAAACAGCAAAAGTGCTGGCCGATCAGACTCAGATCAGGCGCCAGGCCTTGAAAAAGTTCCGCCCGCTGGGGTATCCCACCATTACCTTTGTTGATCACGAGGATTCCCTGCAGGCCGTGCTGCAGGCCGGCGTTTACGTGGCCAAATACGCCGGGGTGGTGGTGCTGGACACCGTTGAACCGGCCGACCTGCTGGCCTTAATCACCCTGCGCCTGAACCTGTATACAGACCCGCAAAAGCCGCCCGCGGTTGAGTCAAAGGTGTACGAAATATTGAACCCCGGGAAGGACTCCCCCGTATATATAACCACGAACTTTTCGCTGACTTACTACAGCGTGGCGGCTGACGTGGAGGCCTCCAGGGTGCCTGGCTATATTTTGCCGGTTGATACAGACGGCACTTCCGTCCTGACGGCCTGGTCGGCCGGGAAGTTTACGCCGGAGAAAATTGCTGAGGCGCTGAACAGCAGCGGCATTGCGGAGAAGGTATCCCACCGGCGGGTAATTATTCCCGGCGCCCTGGGCGTCTTAAGCGGCAGGCTGCAGGAGGTCTCGGGGTGGGAAGTGCTGGTGGGGCCGCGGGAGTCTTCGGGGATCCCTTCTTTTATAAAACAGCAGTGGAAAACCTGA
- a CDS encoding Uncharacterized metal-binding protein has protein sequence MPEFSVRFLPEGKQVMAAEGESLFRAAARAGVLIDGSCGGQGACSRCKVIIKEGKVRLAASGNLKDDEKRRGYVLACRSFPESDLVVEVPVTGLPAGLRTVLEGGGDVCGGGQGGLGSLSPLYRKVFLSLKEPAPGDGEDDLARLSRAIRKEAGVGELRPGLDVLRGLPKTLRDAGWKVTVSLAEGIGCGCAEIAEIEPGRVGRKYFGLAVDIGTTTVVAHLVDLESGRTESMKGAYNRQSVYGEDVISRIIYAGEHKDGLEGLQKAVLDTVNGLIREMTEELNIKRVDIKAAVCAGNTAMTHLFLGIDPTYIRLEPYTPAANKIPAVRAGSIGLDIHPQAWVNCVPGVAGFVGGDIVAGVLASEMAFSEKMTLFIDVGTNGEMVLGGGEWLVACACSAGPAFEGGGIRHGLRAVSGAIEHVEVAPGSLAVKYSTVDGVPPLGICGSGLIEVVAQLYKAGVIDRGGNFVFPGRTPRIRDAGEGREFVLVWPEEPALPGGIAVSEAEIKNLLRSKAAVYAGIRSMLKKVGLPAGAIERVIIAGGFGGYINIREAVNIGLLPDIPLDRYTYIGNASVKGAAMALLSRQARQALEEIAGRVTYLDLSADNTFMDEFVAALFIPHTDLSLFPTVT, from the coding sequence ATGCCTGAATTTTCCGTGCGCTTTTTACCGGAAGGCAAGCAGGTAATGGCGGCCGAAGGGGAAAGCCTTTTCCGGGCTGCGGCCAGGGCGGGCGTTTTAATTGACGGTTCCTGCGGCGGGCAGGGGGCCTGCAGCCGGTGCAAGGTTATAATAAAGGAAGGAAAGGTGAGGCTGGCTGCCTCCGGTAATTTAAAAGATGATGAAAAACGCAGGGGGTATGTTCTGGCCTGCCGGAGTTTTCCCGAAAGCGATCTGGTGGTGGAGGTACCAGTGACCGGTTTGCCTGCCGGCCTGCGCACCGTTCTTGAAGGCGGCGGGGATGTATGCGGAGGGGGGCAGGGCGGTTTGGGAAGCTTAAGCCCCCTGTACAGGAAGGTTTTCTTAAGTTTAAAGGAGCCTGCCCCGGGCGACGGGGAGGACGACCTGGCAAGGCTGAGCAGGGCCATCCGCAAAGAAGCCGGCGTCGGAGAGTTGCGGCCCGGCCTGGATGTTTTGCGCGGCCTGCCGAAAACCCTGCGGGATGCCGGATGGAAAGTTACCGTTTCCCTGGCTGAGGGAATAGGCTGCGGATGCGCCGAGATTGCGGAGATTGAACCAGGACGGGTGGGCAGGAAATACTTCGGCCTGGCCGTGGATATCGGTACCACCACGGTAGTTGCCCACCTGGTCGATCTGGAAAGCGGCCGGACTGAAAGTATGAAGGGCGCCTACAACAGGCAGTCGGTTTACGGGGAAGACGTTATTTCCAGGATTATTTACGCCGGCGAGCACAAGGACGGCCTGGAAGGGCTGCAAAAGGCGGTTTTGGACACCGTCAACGGCTTAATCCGGGAAATGACGGAGGAACTGAATATAAAGCGGGTGGACATCAAGGCCGCCGTTTGTGCGGGCAACACCGCCATGACCCATCTTTTTTTGGGTATAGACCCAACCTATATCCGGCTGGAGCCGTACACTCCGGCCGCCAACAAGATCCCTGCGGTGCGGGCCGGCAGTATAGGGCTGGATATTCACCCGCAAGCCTGGGTCAACTGCGTGCCGGGGGTTGCCGGTTTTGTAGGCGGCGATATCGTTGCCGGCGTGCTTGCCTCTGAAATGGCTTTTTCAGAAAAGATGACTTTGTTTATCGATGTCGGCACCAACGGCGAAATGGTGCTGGGCGGCGGGGAATGGCTGGTTGCATGCGCCTGCTCGGCCGGCCCTGCTTTTGAGGGCGGCGGGATCAGGCACGGCCTCCGGGCGGTAAGCGGTGCCATAGAACATGTGGAAGTGGCTCCGGGCAGCCTTGCCGTCAAATATTCCACCGTGGACGGGGTGCCACCGCTGGGCATCTGCGGTTCCGGCCTGATTGAGGTTGTGGCGCAGCTTTATAAGGCGGGGGTGATTGACCGCGGCGGCAATTTTGTTTTTCCGGGCAGGACGCCCCGCATCCGCGACGCCGGGGAGGGCAGGGAATTTGTCCTGGTCTGGCCGGAAGAGCCGGCCCTGCCCGGCGGCATAGCCGTTTCCGAGGCGGAGATTAAGAATCTTTTGCGTTCCAAGGCGGCGGTATACGCGGGGATACGGAGCATGCTGAAAAAGGTGGGCCTGCCCGCCGGAGCAATCGAAAGGGTGATAATTGCCGGCGGTTTCGGCGGCTATATCAACATCCGGGAGGCGGTAAACATCGGCTTGCTTCCCGACATACCGCTTGACCGTTACACCTATATCGGCAATGCCTCGGTTAAGGGGGCCGCCATGGCCCTGCTGTCGAGGCAGGCCAGGCAGGCCCTGGAAGAGATAGCCGGGCGGGTGACTTATCTGGATTTAAGCGCCGATAACACCTTCATGGACGAATTCGTTGCGGCCCTGTTTATTCCGCACACGGACTTAAGTTTATTTCCAACAGTTACATAA
- the CdhD gene encoding CO dehydrogenase/acetyl-CoA synthase delta subunit (corrinoid Fe-S protein) yields MAVAMVKERWPGRVMELVIGREPHAVKAGGESTLPFLHFEGEIPNRPLAALEVWDVEPEGWPETLAEAYPGVTRDPVAWAKMCEDCGADLICLRLAGAHPEGKNAGPAQAAETARAVAAAVNRPLIVIGCGVEEKDEEILPAVAGAIAGQNALLGCATMNNYKKITEACLSYGHGIIASTPLDINLAKQLNILINETGIPLDRIAFDPIVGPLGYGFEYAYSIIERARLSALSGDRMLATPVICFVGQEAWKTREARSEDGGGWGDQARRAILWEALTAAGLALAGGSIFVLSHPASLNAFKKHLAAMMKPFTC; encoded by the coding sequence ATGGCTGTGGCAATGGTAAAGGAGAGGTGGCCCGGCAGGGTCATGGAACTGGTAATCGGCCGGGAGCCTCACGCTGTAAAAGCAGGAGGAGAAAGCACCCTTCCCTTTTTGCACTTCGAGGGGGAAATTCCCAATAGACCGCTTGCAGCCCTTGAGGTCTGGGATGTTGAACCGGAAGGCTGGCCTGAGACTCTGGCGGAGGCCTATCCGGGAGTAACGCGGGACCCTGTGGCGTGGGCAAAAATGTGCGAGGATTGCGGGGCCGATCTGATCTGCCTCAGGCTGGCCGGCGCGCACCCGGAAGGTAAAAACGCCGGCCCTGCGCAGGCGGCGGAAACCGCCAGGGCCGTAGCAGCTGCGGTAAATAGGCCGCTCATAGTGATCGGCTGCGGCGTTGAGGAAAAAGACGAGGAAATCCTTCCTGCCGTGGCCGGGGCAATTGCCGGCCAAAACGCTCTGCTTGGCTGTGCCACCATGAACAATTACAAAAAGATTACGGAGGCCTGCCTGTCATACGGGCATGGCATTATTGCCTCCACTCCGCTGGACATAAACCTGGCCAAGCAATTAAATATTCTGATTAACGAAACGGGCATCCCGCTTGACCGGATTGCTTTTGACCCGATTGTGGGTCCGCTGGGCTACGGCTTTGAGTACGCCTATTCCATTATTGAACGGGCCCGCCTGAGCGCCCTGAGCGGCGACAGGATGTTGGCCACACCGGTTATCTGCTTTGTCGGCCAGGAGGCCTGGAAGACCAGGGAGGCGAGAAGCGAGGACGGTGGCGGGTGGGGTGACCAGGCCCGCCGGGCCATCCTGTGGGAAGCGTTGACGGCCGCCGGCCTGGCCCTTGCCGGCGGGTCCATTTTCGTCTTGAGCCACCCCGCGTCATTGAACGCTTTTAAAAAGCACCTGGCGGCAATGATGAAGCCTTTTACCTGTTAA
- the MetH gene encoding methionine synthase I (containing cobalamin-binding domain), which produces MELIGERINGMFKDVKEAILNRDPGPVEYWARRQTENGAGYLDLSTGPAVPPEEQPAAMEWLVKVAQSASPLPCCLDSTSPDAIEAGLKVHRGRAIINSTSADQWRMDVYFPMAVKYGAGLIGLTMNEQGVPRDAASRVALAMELVVNADMHGLPMADLYIDPLVLPVNVAQEHGPEVIEAIRQIKMLADPPPRTVIGLSNISQRCAERRLLNRTFMVMCMGAGLDSCICDLEDGLLVDSAAAARVLLNKDIYCDAFLKTFRQR; this is translated from the coding sequence TTGGAATTGATTGGCGAGCGCATTAACGGTATGTTTAAGGATGTAAAGGAGGCAATTTTGAACAGGGATCCCGGTCCTGTAGAATACTGGGCCAGGCGGCAGACCGAAAATGGAGCCGGCTACCTGGATTTGAGTACCGGCCCGGCTGTGCCGCCGGAGGAGCAGCCGGCGGCCATGGAATGGCTGGTCAAAGTAGCCCAGTCGGCCAGCCCCCTGCCGTGCTGTCTGGATTCAACCAGCCCTGATGCCATAGAGGCAGGGCTGAAGGTCCACCGCGGCCGGGCCATAATTAATTCCACCAGTGCCGATCAGTGGCGAATGGACGTTTACTTTCCCATGGCCGTGAAATACGGTGCCGGGCTGATCGGGCTGACGATGAATGAACAGGGCGTGCCCAGGGACGCCGCCTCCCGCGTCGCGCTGGCCATGGAACTGGTTGTAAATGCCGACATGCACGGACTGCCGATGGCCGATCTTTACATCGACCCCCTGGTCCTGCCGGTCAACGTGGCGCAGGAGCATGGTCCGGAAGTGATCGAGGCCATCCGCCAGATTAAAATGCTGGCCGATCCTCCTCCCCGGACGGTCATCGGGCTATCCAACATTTCCCAGCGCTGCGCCGAGCGCCGGCTTTTAAACCGCACCTTTATGGTGATGTGCATGGGTGCAGGCCTCGATTCCTGCATATGCGACCTGGAAGACGGCCTTCTGGTGGATTCTGCGGCTGCAGCGCGGGTGCTTTTGAACAAGGACATATACTGTGACGCTTTTTTAAAGACCTTCAGGCAGCGTTAG
- the MetF gene encoding 5,10-methylenetetrahydrofolate reductase, with protein MNAGSRLEQVLKSGRLAVTAEISPPKHSSPEGIINLARILKDWVDAANITDCQAAVVRMSSISAGIHILQNGLEPVIQVTCRDRNRIAIQSDLLGAYSLGMRNLLCLSGDHQSFGNHPAAKNVYDVDSVQLIQLVRRMRDERKFFSGEEIKKCEPRFFIGAVANPFADPFELQVDRLEKKIEAGAEFIQTQCIYDMERFARFMEVCVRRGLHERAYILAGLTPIKGLRSVSYMRTIPGITVPDEIVSRVKNARDQKAEGINICIEQINYIRKNIKGISGIHLMAIAWEEIVPEIVKRAGLRRE; from the coding sequence ATGAATGCGGGCAGCAGGCTGGAGCAGGTACTGAAAAGCGGCAGGCTGGCCGTAACCGCCGAAATAAGCCCGCCCAAACATTCCTCCCCGGAAGGGATAATCAATCTCGCCCGGATTTTAAAGGACTGGGTGGACGCAGCCAACATAACCGACTGCCAGGCTGCCGTAGTGAGGATGTCCAGCATCAGCGCCGGCATCCATATTTTGCAAAACGGCCTGGAGCCGGTCATTCAGGTGACCTGCCGCGACCGCAACCGGATTGCCATCCAAAGCGATCTCCTGGGCGCTTACAGCCTCGGCATGCGCAACCTGCTGTGCCTTTCGGGGGATCATCAGTCGTTCGGCAACCATCCGGCGGCAAAAAACGTTTACGACGTGGATTCTGTTCAGTTAATCCAACTGGTCAGGCGGATGAGGGACGAGAGAAAATTTTTCTCCGGTGAGGAAATTAAGAAGTGCGAGCCCAGGTTCTTTATCGGCGCGGTGGCCAATCCGTTTGCCGACCCCTTCGAGCTTCAGGTGGACCGGCTTGAAAAAAAAATAGAAGCTGGCGCAGAATTCATTCAGACCCAGTGCATCTACGACATGGAACGCTTTGCCAGGTTTATGGAAGTTTGCGTCCGGCGCGGCCTGCACGAAAGGGCCTACATTCTGGCCGGGCTAACCCCCATTAAGGGACTGCGCTCAGTCAGCTACATGCGGACCATTCCCGGCATAACCGTGCCGGATGAAATCGTCAGCCGGGTCAAAAATGCCAGGGACCAGAAGGCTGAGGGAATAAACATCTGCATCGAGCAAATCAACTACATCAGAAAAAACATCAAAGGCATTTCCGGCATTCACCTGATGGCTATTGCCTGGGAGGAAATTGTGCCCGAAATCGTCAAGCGCGCCGGTTTGCGCCGGGAGTAA
- the GapA gene encoding glyceraldehyde-3-phosphate dehydrogenase/erythrose-4-phosphate dehydrogenase: MTLKVGINGFGRIGRNMFRAAMHRTDLEIVAVNDLTNACTLAHLLQYDSVHGILRADIYANEEREFKVNGRDIKAFALPEPETIPWGDCGVEVVIESSGRFTDRESASKHLNGGARKVVITAPAKNEDITIVMGVNEENYDPARHQIISNASCTTNCLAPVAKILHREFGIVRGLMTTVHSYTNDQQILDLPHKDLRRARAAAMSIIPTTTGAAKAVALVLPELKGKLNGLAMRVPTPNVSVVDFVAELSKAATAEEVNAVLKKAAEGELKGILAYSDQPLVSRDFNGNPHSSIVDGLSTMVVEGTMAKVVAWYDNEWGYSNRVVDLVAYIGKRGL; the protein is encoded by the coding sequence ATGACATTAAAGGTTGGCATTAACGGCTTTGGGCGCATCGGCCGCAATATGTTCAGGGCCGCCATGCACAGAACGGACCTGGAAATAGTGGCTGTAAACGACCTCACCAACGCCTGCACCCTGGCGCACCTCCTGCAGTATGACTCGGTGCACGGCATCCTCAGGGCCGACATTTATGCCAACGAGGAAAGGGAATTCAAGGTCAACGGCAGGGATATAAAGGCCTTTGCCCTGCCCGAACCGGAGACCATTCCCTGGGGAGACTGCGGTGTGGAGGTCGTAATCGAGTCAAGCGGCCGCTTTACCGACCGGGAGAGCGCTTCAAAGCACTTGAATGGGGGCGCCCGCAAGGTGGTCATAACCGCACCGGCAAAAAACGAAGACATCACCATCGTGATGGGGGTCAACGAAGAAAATTATGATCCCGCCAGGCACCAGATTATCTCTAACGCGTCGTGCACCACAAACTGCCTCGCGCCAGTAGCAAAAATCTTGCACAGGGAGTTCGGGATCGTGCGCGGCCTGATGACAACCGTTCACTCGTACACCAACGACCAGCAGATCCTGGACCTGCCCCACAAGGACCTGCGCCGGGCGCGGGCGGCGGCCATGTCGATCATTCCTACCACCACCGGGGCCGCAAAGGCGGTGGCTTTAGTCCTGCCCGAACTGAAAGGCAAGCTGAACGGCCTGGCCATGAGGGTGCCCACGCCAAACGTCTCGGTGGTAGACTTTGTTGCCGAGCTGAGCAAGGCGGCCACGGCGGAAGAGGTAAACGCCGTCCTGAAAAAGGCCGCTGAAGGTGAACTTAAAGGAATTCTGGCCTACAGCGACCAGCCCCTGGTATCCCGGGACTTCAACGGCAACCCGCACTCGTCCATCGTTGACGGGCTTTCTACAATGGTGGTGGAGGGCACCATGGCCAAGGTGGTCGCCTGGTACGACAACGAATGGGGTTACTCCAACAGGGTGGTGGACCTGGTTGCCTATATAGGGAAGCGGGGCCTGTAA
- the PckA gene encoding phosphoenolpyruvate carboxykinase (ATP) yields MHPFIRPVVAARLIMNPTFAQLREMARHEEKTTCYGSASFISKVRNRSAKNTYVLEGDYLGVDQNGISLEKENSLAEKVHEYLRSKEVICLDRQMGQHQNFRLNCRLYITKEYARIPFMWYNMLFEPEGEAKEPDLISIYVPEWPERVIFVHPEAGVTYILGTDYFGEVKKSFLRMALYVWKKRCGIGFHAGSKVLRVRTANGRLEDVGFILFGLSGTGKTSLTIHDHGLKGEERVIIRQDDMVMMDNNGYCYGTENGFYVKTEGLDQSQKVLYDAAVSPNAILENVKVLDDGRVLFDDTGLTSNGRCVVLRREVAWTDERIDLDKAHRIIFITRRDDIIPVVARLNAEQAAAYFMLGESIETSAGDPTRAGQSKREVGTNPFIIGREYYEGNKLLEILRNNPDMECYLLNTGSIGVGGLKPGKKIPIEVSAGIMKHLARGTVKWTVDPDWGYQVPLEIPGLDLAEYNPVNYFTPGEYRERVEKLRRERINWLAKYKGLKEEIVRAIL; encoded by the coding sequence ATGCACCCTTTTATCCGGCCTGTCGTGGCGGCGCGGCTGATTATGAATCCCACTTTTGCCCAGCTAAGGGAGATGGCTAGGCACGAGGAAAAAACTACCTGCTACGGCAGCGCCAGTTTCATTTCGAAAGTAAGAAACCGCAGCGCTAAAAACACGTATGTGTTGGAGGGCGATTACCTGGGAGTGGACCAGAACGGGATTTCCCTGGAAAAGGAAAACAGCCTGGCCGAAAAAGTGCATGAGTACCTGAGGAGCAAAGAAGTGATTTGCCTTGACCGGCAAATGGGGCAGCACCAGAATTTTAGGCTTAACTGCCGGCTATACATAACGAAAGAGTACGCCCGCATCCCTTTTATGTGGTACAATATGCTGTTTGAGCCGGAGGGCGAGGCGAAAGAGCCGGACCTCATAAGCATATACGTGCCGGAGTGGCCGGAGCGGGTTATCTTCGTCCATCCGGAGGCAGGCGTGACTTATATCCTCGGCACGGACTATTTCGGCGAAGTGAAAAAGTCGTTTCTTAGAATGGCCCTCTACGTCTGGAAGAAACGCTGTGGCATCGGTTTTCATGCCGGCAGCAAGGTTTTACGGGTGCGGACGGCAAACGGCAGGCTGGAAGATGTCGGGTTTATCCTTTTTGGCCTGAGCGGAACGGGCAAGACATCCCTCACCATTCATGACCATGGTCTTAAGGGCGAGGAGCGGGTCATCATCAGGCAGGATGACATGGTGATGATGGATAACAACGGCTACTGCTACGGGACCGAAAACGGCTTTTACGTAAAAACTGAAGGTCTGGATCAGTCCCAGAAGGTGCTTTACGATGCGGCGGTGTCGCCGAACGCCATACTTGAAAACGTCAAGGTGCTGGACGACGGGAGGGTGCTGTTTGACGACACCGGGCTTACCTCTAACGGCAGGTGTGTCGTCCTGCGCCGGGAAGTGGCCTGGACCGACGAAAGAATCGACCTGGACAAGGCGCACCGGATCATCTTCATTACCAGAAGGGACGACATCATTCCGGTTGTGGCCAGGTTGAATGCCGAGCAGGCGGCCGCTTACTTTATGCTGGGCGAGTCAATAGAAACTTCGGCCGGAGACCCGACCAGGGCGGGCCAGTCCAAACGCGAGGTGGGCACAAACCCGTTTATCATCGGCCGGGAATATTACGAGGGGAACAAACTGCTGGAGATTCTGCGCAACAACCCGGATATGGAGTGCTACCTGCTTAATACAGGCAGCATCGGGGTGGGAGGCCTGAAACCGGGCAAAAAGATTCCCATTGAGGTTTCGGCCGGCATTATGAAACACCTGGCCAGGGGAACGGTAAAGTGGACCGTCGACCCCGACTGGGGCTACCAGGTCCCGCTGGAAATACCGGGCCTTGATCTGGCCGAATACAACCCGGTTAATTATTTCACGCCCGGGGAATACCGGGAGCGGGTGGAGAAACTGCGCCGCGAGCGCATAAACTGGCTGGCCAAATATAAAGGGCTGAAGGAAGAAATCGTTAGGGCCATACTTTAA
- the DnaD gene encoding putative primosome component and related proteins, with translation MASGRKSKIVKCDQKVNITATFGSDLMLEGSTAIPNILLKVYNKIGITDFQMMLLIHMFRFCIEEGEVYPTPEMMAEYMHSDPIRIKRELAELLEKEIVGISQYIEESGNRVVNGYDFEPLFLKISDVWAGIRAREIEETEKRLKAAGGYGLAGGSFKYGGTELISIFEKEFGRAISPLEAEQIGQWAEEMGPAIIVEALKRAVIKGKYNFKYINGILLEWKKNNLRTIESILEYEREFQERRLAAKNRRKSEAGPEPGGDGGKSDSKKKAFIRSLYVKC, from the coding sequence ATGGCATCAGGGAGAAAAAGCAAAATTGTCAAGTGCGATCAAAAGGTAAACATTACCGCTACTTTCGGCTCGGACCTTATGCTGGAGGGCTCGACCGCCATACCCAACATCCTGTTAAAAGTTTACAATAAAATCGGTATTACGGATTTTCAGATGATGCTTTTAATACACATGTTCAGGTTCTGCATTGAGGAGGGGGAGGTATACCCAACTCCCGAAATGATGGCAGAATACATGCATTCGGATCCCATAAGGATTAAGAGGGAGCTGGCAGAGCTTCTGGAGAAGGAGATTGTTGGCATCAGCCAGTATATTGAGGAAAGCGGCAACAGGGTTGTTAATGGCTACGATTTTGAGCCGCTGTTTTTAAAAATATCTGATGTCTGGGCCGGGATAAGGGCCAGGGAAATAGAAGAGACGGAGAAGAGGCTGAAAGCTGCCGGCGGGTACGGCTTAGCCGGGGGCAGTTTTAAATACGGGGGCACCGAATTAATTTCCATATTCGAAAAGGAATTCGGCAGGGCAATTTCCCCTCTGGAAGCGGAACAAATCGGCCAGTGGGCCGAGGAGATGGGGCCTGCAATAATTGTTGAGGCCTTAAAGCGGGCGGTAATCAAGGGCAAGTATAACTTCAAGTATATAAACGGCATCCTGCTCGAGTGGAAAAAGAACAACCTGCGCACAATCGAGTCTATCCTAGAATACGAACGCGAATTTCAGGAGCGCCGCCTGGCGGCAAAGAACAGACGCAAATCCGAAGCGGGACCCGAACCGGGCGGGGACGGAGGCAAAAGCGACTCCAAGAAAAAAGCCTTCATCCGGTCCCTGTACGTGAAATGTTGA